From a region of the Vanrija pseudolonga chromosome 2, complete sequence genome:
- the SET9 gene encoding Histone-lysine N-methyltransferase SET9: MPRPPSQQTPAAQSQDAALVETHATTCPAEDLSEDDDLLSYVLVDQLGVLPTDRLGVHPQQVKFVGPKYKKDDVLAMLRKTVVTGDLSGCVDLLREFFVIKEHLANKQTNKQRARFLQHLRRYLLIYLPSSRIEIAPTDRYSHVSGHPELAIYAVAYLTPGVTVSELQGSVVDLPDEWREEMDIGEGYDAVEPEGEEESDDDDEEEGEDEGDDEEDEDSDTETVAASRRAAKAKGTEVRPQRRSGRTKRRDFSIVWSSLKGCYQLFLGPARFLNHDCNPNVELLRQGKFVTFRVLRPILVNDELTTFYGENYFGKGNIECLCATCEKNHRGAFSRPADATDSPAVSADLSIAANGKGSRSPDAEDDDEEMASVSLTPRKSRTAAIANGWDSPAASSRGDADEDSADDEPRPRIRPMREARKNAKQLVFTKRRPKVKPEDSDDEDPADDGDLPANFVRCKTCVKPLIERVWFNAAYFDFCTKCLRHALIFGLNWPARRLNDRQPFPPLHLCPKNYKGPNLIKLDPPTLEKKPPKKKGGDTPVDDEVDSVVHVNAQPFTREERRAARFRLHNEAEDIDTDQLRVAEWQKQEAKERADIAAQEARETAKKLREEVKRKRNEGKIRGTGVWSRYTLVSKEDEEKRIAEKNKVVSGTRRGGRYRADSDEEELARQAQAKVDEQLAREKRNQEKAREYREKDKRKRLKAARAAAKAEKRLLAGEDSAEEDDDDEEEEEEEEEEEEEEEEEEKEEEEEEVEEQVEEAAHADGDTDEAMADLEPLGSVVEQQILQPPKVTSTRAEAVRVTGSPRTRGSSSTVGAAIVEKPSPAAKGTFTVAAKTATTQPATPRGKSTIAAATSAAKRTPSSTVSSAARRGTATSAPVSPNDVIDLTIDTIDLTADSDDDGERRRPLASLSPATRRRGPVRGTDDRSPPDSQTSTFGGDENPRKRGRPPGTGHHQKRAKLAKARDEARERQAAVSTAQGATLTLVQTSISIDPMSKSWREEGGPLPKGFLDLIKADFRKDGSDHRTSQNPSMARSSPRTSTVARGASPAPLDETSAAMDHGPDAPRASCAAPPAHRVSSPYNQQLGVMDGGQHKRKRVSDSSEASSTTPGKRRARQFFQSRTQFYTKPSASLGVQPVIPDVPRSPG; encoded by the exons ATGCCGCGTCCACCATCACAGCAAACACCAGCAGCACAAAGCCAGGACGCGGCTCTAGTCGAAACTCACGCGACTACATGCCCCGCAGAGGACCTCTCAGAGGATGACGACCTTCTCTCCTACGTCCTAGTAGACCAGCTAGGCGTCCTCCCAACAGACAGACTAGGCGTGCATCCACAACAAGTCAAGTTTGTAGGACCAAAGTACAAGAAGGACGATGTTTTGGCAATGCTCCGCAAG ACCGTCGTCACAGGTGACCTCTCTGGCTGCGTCGACCTTCTACGAGA ATTCTTCGTCATCAAGGAGCACTTGGCAAATAAACAGACCAACAAGCAACGCGCTCGTTTTCTCCA GCATCTGCGCCGATATCTCTTGATCTAtctgccctcgtcgcgcatTGAGATTGCTCCCACCGATCGTTACTCGCACGTATCGGGCCACCCCGAACTGGCCATTTACGCGGTCGCCTACCTCACCCCGGGTGTCACCGTTAGCGAGCTCCAGGGCAgtgtcgtcgacctgccCGATGAGTGGCGGGAGGAAATGGACATTGGCGAGGGCTATGACGCGGTGGAgccagagggcgaggaggagtcggacgacgacgacgaggaggagggcgaagatgagggtgacgacgaggaagacgaggacagcgacaCCGAGACGGTGGCGGCCTCGAGACGTGCAGCAAAGGCCAAGGGCACAGAGGTTCGCCCTCAGCGTCGCAGTGGCCGCACCAAGCGTCGCGACTTTAGCATCGTCTGGTCCAGCCTCAAGGGCTGTTACCAGTTGTTTCTTGGCCCCGCTCGTTTCCTCAAC CACGACTGTAACCCTaacgtcgagctgctcagACAGGGCAAATTCGTCACTTTCAGAGTCCTCCGTCCTATTCTCGTCAACGACGAGCTCACGACCTTCTA CGGCGAGAACTACTTTGGCAAGGGCAACATTgagtg CCTTTGTGCCACCTGCGAGAAGAACCACCGTGGTGCCTTCTCACGGCCAGCCGACGCTACCGACTCGCCCGCGGTGTCAGCCGACCTCTCCATCGCGGCGAACGGCAAGGGTAGTCGCAGCCCCGACGcagaggacgatgacgaggaaaTGGCCTCTGTTTCCTTGACGCCTCGAAAGAGCCGCACCGCTGCCATTGCCAACGGCTGGGATTCTCCGGCCGCCTCATCCAGAGGGGACGCAGACGAAGACAGTGCGGACGATGAGCCCCGGCCTCGTATCCGCCCgatgcgcgaggcgcgcaagaATGCCAAGCAGCTTGTTTTCACAAAGCGTCGCCCCAAGGTCAAGCCCGAGGattccgacgacgaggaccctgccgacgacggtgaccTGCCAGCTAACTTTGTCCGCTGTAAAACCTGTGTCAAGCCGCTCATTGAGCGTGTATGGTTCAATGCTGCCTATTTTGATTTCTGCACCAA ATGTCTTCGCCACGCCCTCATCTTCGGACTCAACTGGCCCGCACGAAGATTAAACGACCGTCAACCGTTTCCGCCACTTCATCTCTGTCCCAAGAACTACAAAGGCCCGAATCTGATCAAACTTGATCCTCCTACGCTGGAGAAGAAGCCGCCTAAGAAGAAGGGCGGTGATACGCccgttgacgacgaggtcgactcGGTGGTCCACGTCAACGCCCAGCCTTTCACCCGAGAGGAGCGTCGCGCTGCTAGGTTCCGCCTGCAtaacgaggccgaggacatcGACACTGATCAACTCCGTGTGGCGGAATGGCAAAAgcaggaggccaaggagagGGCAGACATCGCCGCTCAGGAGGCTCGTGAAACTGCCAAGAAGTTGCGCGAAGAGGTCAAGCGCAAGAGGAACGAAGGCAAGATTCGCGGAACGGGCGTCTGGAGCCGCTACACCTTAGTCTCCAAAGAGGACGAAGAGAAGCGCATCGCCGAGAAGAACAAGGTCGTCAGCGGCACCAGGAGGGGCGGCCGTTAtcgcgccgactcggacgaggaggagctcgctcgccaggCACAAGCAAAGGTCGACGAGCAACTTGCCAGGGAGAAGCGTAACCAAGAGAAGGCCAGGGAATACCGCGAGAAGGACAAGCGGAAGCGACTCAAGGCTGCCAGGGCTGCTGCCAAGGCGGAAAAGCgactgctggctggcgaggACTCTgcagaggaggacgacgatgacgaggaggaggaagaggaggaggaagaggaggaagaagaggaggaggaggaagagaaggaggaagaggaggaggaagttGAGGAGCAGGTCGAAGAGGCTGCTCACGCCGACGGGGACACTGACGAGGCAATGGCGGACCTAGAGCCATTGGGTTCGGTTGTCGAGCAACAGATTCTCCAACCGCCCAAGGTGACGTCCACAAGAGCTGAGGCCGTCAGAGTCACTGGATCGCCTCGCACTCGTGGGTCGTCTTCGACCGTTGGAGCTGCCATTGTCGAAAAGCCAAGCCCAGCCGCCAAGGGGACGTTTACCGTTGCCGCAAAGACAGCAACTACCCAGCCGGCTACCCCGAGGGGCAAATCGACTATTGCGGCagccacctccgccgccaaACGTACTCCAAGCTCGACCGTTTCCTCtgcggctcgtcgcggcACGGCAACCTCCGCGCCTGTCTCTCCCAACGACGTAATCGACTTGACCATTGACACGATTGACCTGACGGCTGAttccgacgacgatggcgagcggcgtcgcccCCTTGCTTCCCTCAGCCCggccactcgtcgtcgcggcccggTTCGCGGTACCGACGACAGGTCGCCACCCGACTCGCAAACATCTAcctttggcggcgacgagaaCCCAAGAAAACGTGGCAGACCACCGGGAACCGGCCACCACCAGAAGCGTGCCAAGCTGGCTAAAGCACGAGATGAGGCACGTGAACGACAGGCCGCAGTGTCGACTGCACAGGGAGCTACTCTTACACTTGTGCAGACTTCGATTTCCATCGATCCCATGTCGAAGAGCTGGAGGGAGGAAGGCGGTCCTCTTCCCAAGGGCTTCCTGGATCTAATCAAGGCCGACTTCCGCAAGGACGGCTCGGACCACCGCACCTCCCAGAACCCATCGATGGCCCGTTCGTCGCCCAGAACCTCGACGGTGGCTCGGGGCGCCTCCCCGGCTCCTCTCGACGAAACCTCGGCTGCGATGGACCACGGTCCCGACGCGCCGAGAGCCAGCTgcgccgctcctcccgcCCACCGCGTCAGCTCTCCATACAACCAGCAGCTTGGCGTCATGGATGGTGGACAAcacaagcgcaagcgcgtgTCTGACAGCAGCGAG GCCTCCAGCACCACGCCAGGCaaacgccgagctcgacagtTTTTCCAATCGAGGACTCAGTTTTACACTAAACCGAGTGCGTCGCTCGGGGTTCAACCGGTGATCCCGGATGTGCCCCGTTCGCCCGGTTGA
- the SPAC3C7.04_1 gene encoding putative transcriptional regulatory protein produces the protein MSLKPLSTIHPNGNGNGAEPGPSYSGIGNGNGNNGQRRQRSPDSEERGMGKKQRAITACEACRQRKIACAGGHPCARCEQDSRECYYADRPNRSPLTRARMTELETRIDVYEQLWDSIFSGFSLPEAFARWGDIGLSGARSLALETLPRPASAGRSPHPNAHRERERPRESSSRYGTPHMPVSRVMSPVPAGEYDPDHPHAFVVEPNRDPGTYEWHEDPDTGGQVALDGMGSLANGEEGVSYMGLSSGATFVNVIRRLTPNHTLSVSPTSFTVSPGNVSGLDVAGVLKRPDAPPSSRRSVSTHRAMKPLPPLTEILPLVDSYFRYFHGNTPLVHEPTIRAQIMGALPVSKSPGSEVLLYMIFAMGAFDGATDESDPGYAYYEVARSALQRDMLEEGSLQLVQGLAIMANYLQRANRPNAGYLTLGLAIRMAVGLGLHTPFAGWHGSPLEKEMRSRVWWSIISLESGCSVTFGRPQGLGSVYLGAVPLPINCSDEHLTVSSETRPHNVSDITSYSAVIMQSTLARIATMVHDRILQSHTPTLEQIKRYDAKIVAAISTLPAEWHNPAGPYRLARSVQVWRIRDFRAILYRPILLAAAWDARNGNHLSISPGMREAIETCRSLALDNLHDMGEYTNTEGDFARGAEWYTLFFAFQSALTILLSVVMEPNHPSVGTWRIVIQTTAGWFRQLKSLRTVGNTYATILENIIGTVPSSVGDGVIPTPVSWPPMVEEGQNATILDVERYWLEIMGNELALPNINASGGWDHLFQNNGFQF, from the exons ATGAGCCTCAAGCCGCTGTCGACAATCCACCCAAACGGTAATGGGAACGGAGCCGAGCCTGGCCCCAGCTACTCCGGTATAGGAAATGGCAATGGCAACAATGGGCAAAGGAGGCAAAGGAGccccgactcggaggagAGGGGCATGGGCAAGAAGCAGCGTGCGATCACGGCCTGCGAAGCATGTC GCCAACGGAAAATCGCATGCGCCGGTGGCCACCCCTGTGCACGGTGCGAGCAAGACTCTCGCGAGTGCTACTACGCCGACCGGCCGAACCGGTCCCCACTAACGCGTGCTCGCAtgaccgagctcgagacaAG AATCGACGTCTACGAGCAGCTGTGGGACTCGATTTTCTCGGGCTTCAGCCTGCCCGAAGCGTTCGCGCGGTGGGGGGATATCGGACTCTCTGGAGCGCGATCGCTAGCACTCGAGACActgccgcggccggcgtcggccggccgAAGCCCGCACCCTAACGCGCACCGGGAAAGAGAACGGCCACGcgagtcgtcctcgaggtacGGCACACCACATATGCCCGTCTCCCGGGTCATGTCCCCCGTCCCAGCGGGCGAGTACGACCCCGACCACCCGCACGCGTTCGTCGTGGAGCCCAACCGCGACCCGGGGACATACGAGTGGCATGAGGACCCCGACACGGGCGGCCAGGTCGCCCTCGATGGCATGGGAtcgctcgccaacggcgaAGAGGGCGTCAGCTACATGGGCTTGTCGTCCGGCGCGACATTTGTCAACGTAATCCGGAGACTGACGCCGAACCACACGCTGTCGGTGTCGCCAACGTCATTCACCGTGTCGCCTGGGAACGTGTCAGGCCTGGACGTTGCTGGAGTGCTCAAGCGCCCCGATGCGCCGCCATCATCACGCCGTTCCGTGTCGACACACCGCGCCATgaagccgctgccgccgctgacagAGATCCTGCCGCTGGTGGACAGCTACTTCCGCTACTTCC ACGGTAACACACCGCTCGTCCACGAGCCGACCATCCGCGCGCAGATTATGGGCGCGCTCCCCGTGTCCAAGTCACCTGGGTCCGAGGTCTTGCTGTACATGATCTTTGCGATGGGTGCGTTCGACGGCGCGACAGACGAGAGCGACCCGGGCTATGCGTACTACGAGGTTGCGCGGTCGGCGCTTCAGCGCGACATGCTGGAAGAAGGGTCGCTGCAGCTCGTGCAGGGCTTAGCCATCATGGCCAACTACCTCCAGCGCGCGAACCGCCCAAACGCCGGATACTTGACGCTCGGCCTGGCTATCCGCATGGCTGTCGGATTGGGTCTTCACACGCCGTTTGCTGGATGGCATGGGTCTCCACTGGAGAAGGAGATGAGGTCTCGAGTGTGGTGGTCCATCATCTCGCTCGAGTCTGGGTGCTCAGTCACGTTTGGCCGCCCACAGGGCCTCGGATCAGTGTACCTCGGTGCCGTACCGCTCCCCATCAACTGCTCTGACGAG CACTTGACAGTGTCAAGCGAGACACGGCCCCACAATGTGTCGGATATCACGTCGTACTCGGCGGTTATTATGCAGTCGACGCTGGCGCGCATAGCAACCATGGTGCACGACCGGATCCTCCAGTCACACACTCCCACGCTGGAGCAGATCAAGCGCTACGACGCCAAGATTGTCGCGGCAATTTCCACGCTACCAGCCGAGTGGCACAACCCGGCTGGGCCTTATCGCCTGGCAAGGTCGGTACAGGTGTGGCGTATCCGTGACTTCCGCGCGATCCTGTACCGCCCGAtcctgctcgccgcggcctggGACGCACGGAATGGCAACCACCTGTCCATCTCACCGGGTATGCGCGAGGCGATCGAGACGTGCCggtcgctcgcgctcgacaacctGCACGACATGGGCGAGTACACGAACACTGAGGGCGActttgcgcgcggcgcagagtGGTACACGCTCTTCTTTGCT TTCCAATCTGCCCTGACCATTCTCCTGTCGGTAGTCATGGAGCCCAACCACCCGTCGGTCGGCACTTGGCGCATCGTGATCCAGACCACGGCGGGCTGGTTCCGCCAGCTCAAGTCGCTGCGTACGGTGGGCAACACGTACGCCACGATCCTGGAGAACATTATCGGCACGGTGCCGAGCTctgtcggcgacggggtTATCCCAACGCCTGTCTCGTGGCCGCCCATGGTGGAGGAGGGCCAGAACGCGACCATCCTCGATGTGGAGCGCTACTGGCTCGAAATTATGGgcaacgagctcgccctccccaACATCAACGCGTCGGGAGGCTGGGACCACCTGTTCCAGAACAACGGGTTTCAGTTTTAG
- the asaE_22 gene encoding MFS transporter asaE: MLAEKPAQDTDSMDGRTLTVSSEAGDKVSPLPQQQLQRTRTQEDFPQDTIIGQPAQPTPSRVFSRLSAVTQRTDVEVKEPDGTVVTFPDGGWRAWLVVIGGMHTLFATFGFVNAWGIFQQYYEANMFHDKTTSQIAWIGSLQYFLIYLPAVYIGRLVDLSQFYWPFWTATVLYAVSIFLTAQVKEYWQAMLSHGVLFGLCAGVLFCPGIAVVQHWFFERRALALGAVACASSLGGTVFPIMVSRLLEEVGFQWTMRICAFVLLYCCTVASLCLRTRLPPKAAPGGVFNIAAFKSAPYTLFTLGCFFIMAGLYTPLSYFDVMGRQQGLGSYSTYLIAIANAFSLLGRAGPAMIADRTGSVNILIPGLLGSAVTTFAWPFCTTKTTLTVIAALNGVFQGCFVSLVAPGVASLGSVEDLGRRFGMVNTIMSFGSLLGAPVSGAILTKYDFHAVSYYAGAMILAGFACFVASRQINLKGKLIGKM, from the exons ATGCTCGCTGAAAAGCCAGCACAAGACACCGACTCGATGGACGGGCGCACGCTCACCGTCTCGAGCGAGGCAGGCGACAAGGTCTCCCCTCTcccacagcagcagctgcagcgcaCGCGGACACAGGAGGACTTTCCCCAGGACACCATCATCGGCCAGCCGGCCCAGCCGACCCCCTCGCGCGTCTTCTCGCGCCTCTCGGCAGTCACGCAGcgcaccgacgtcgaggtcaaggagccGGACGGCACGGTCGTCACCTTCCCCGATGGCGGGTGGCGCGCgtggctcgtcgtcatcggcggcaTGCACACTTTGTTTGCGACATTTGGCTTTGTT AACGCATGGGGCATCTTCCAGCAGTACTACGAGGCCAACATGTTCCACGACAAGACGACGTCGCAGATCGCGTGGATCGGCTCGCTACAGTACTTCCTCATCTACCTGCCAGCAGTGTACATCGGGCGCCTGGTCGACCTGTCCCAGTTCTACTGGCCGTTCTGGACCGCGACAGTCCTGTACGCCGTCAGCATCTTCCTCACGGCCCAGGTCAAGGAGTACTGGCAGGCCATGCTGTCGCACGGCGTGCTCTTCGGGCTGTGTGCCGGCGTGCTCTTCTGCCCAGGtatcgccgtcgtccagcaCTGGTTCtttgagcgccgcgcgcttgccctcggcgcagtcgcgtgcgcgtcctcgctcggcggcacAGTCTTCCCCATCATGGTCAGCCGGCTGCTCGAAGAAGTCGGTTTCCAGTGGACGATGCGCATCTGCGCCTTTGTCCTGCTGTACTGCTGCAccgtcgcctcgctctgCCTGCGTACCCGCCTCCCGCCAAAGGCGGCCCCAGGCGGCGTGTTCAACATCGCCGCGTTTAAGTCGGCCCCGTACACGCTCTTCACCCTCGGCTGCTTCTTCATCATGGCAGGCCTGTACACCCCGCTCTCGTACTTCGACGTCATGGGCCGCCAGCAGGGCCTCGGCAGCTACTCGACGTacctcatcgccatcgccaacgccttctcgctcctcggccgtgcGGGCCCCGCCATGATCGCAGACAGGACGGGCAGCGTCAACATCCTCATCCctggcctcctcggctcAGCAGTCACGACGTTCGCCTGGCCCTTCTGCACGACCAAGACGACGCTGACCGtcatcgcggcgctcaacggTGTTTTCCAGGGCTGCTTCGTTTCACTCGTCGCGCCCGGCGTAGCGTCCCTCGGCTCGGTGGAGGACCTCGGACGCCGCTTCGGCATGGTCAACACGATCATGTCGTTcggctcgctcctcggcgcccccGTCTCGGGCGCTATTCTGACAAAATACGACTTCCACGCCGTGTCATACTACGCGGGTGCCATGATCCTCGCTGGCTTCGCGTGCTTCGTTGCCTCGCGGCAGATCAacctcaagggcaagctcaTCGGCAAGATGTAG
- the SPAC2E11.17_2 gene encoding putative protein UNK417, with translation MLARVRPVLRTAPRVQLRALSDIPQAKVVPEPGPPVNVLIVGAGNINFGSDEGPWNHSQRLEAKLGARLRVVGLVDPAAERAQGVLASKAATLAAPAYAETVVYPSVQAATAALAASPPDLVVLGSPPAFRGTTDKSRGFNAEEQLTDAFPAAALFVEKPVATGPVEEVQKVADLLESRKGSLVSVGYMLRYSAAVQKMKEIIKENNLTVMMTSARYVMAYEHSSKPAWWNKSIDCGPIVEQATHFVDLSRYFGGEIDLPSILAHSIEWYEKPGQLSKLSVDESKIPEDDRIPRFTSATWKYDSGAIGHLEHGVSLQGTEFSTELAVFADGYQLKLTDPYNRPTLYVRRPGSDVEEVHKFHDDDPFLSEMATFIDLAGKGTSDIPVLSSYADAVKTYEATWAIRWASEKTRRRRE, from the exons ATGCTCGCCCGCGTCCGCCCCGTCCTGCGCACCGCCCCCCGCGTGCAGCTGCGCGCACTGAGCGACATCCCGCAGGCCAAGGTCGTCCCCGAGCCCGGACCGCCCGTCAACGTCCTCATCGTGGGCGCGGGTAACA TCAACTTTGGCTCGGACGAGGGCCCGTGGAACCACTCGCAGcggctcgaggccaagctcggcgcgcggctgcgcgtcgtcggcctcgtcgaccccgcggcTGAGCGCGCACAGGGCGTGCTGGCCAGCAAGGCggcgacgctcgcggcgccggcgtacGCCGAGACGGTCGTGTACCCCTCGGTGCAggcggcgactgctgctCTCGCTGCGTCCCCGCCCGACCTGGTCGTGCtcggctcgccgcccgcgttCCGTGGCACGACGGACAAGTCGAGGGGCTTCAACGCGGAGGAGCAGCTCACGGACGCGTttcccgccgcggcgctgttCGTCGAGAAGCCCGTCGCTACCGGCCCCGTGGAGGAGGTGCAGaaggtcgccgacctgctcgagagCCGCAAGGGCTCGCTCGTGAGCGTCGGATACATGCTGCGCTACTCGGCTGCCGTGCAGAAGATGAAGGAGATCATCAAGGAGAACAACCTGACCGTCATGATGACGAGCGCGCGATACGTCATGGCGTACGAGCACAGCTCGAAGCCTGCATGGTGGAACAAGTCGATCGACTGCGGGCCGATCGTGGAGCAGGCGA CGCACTTTGTCGACCTGTCGCGCTACTTTGGCGGCGAGATCGACCTGCCCTCGATCCTCGCACACTCGATCGAGTGGTACGAGAAGCCAGGGCAGCTGAGCAAGCTGTCAGTCGACGAGTCCAAGATCCCAGAGGACGACCGCATCCCGCGCTTCACGTCCGCGACGTGGAAGTATGACTCGGGGGCTATTGGGCACCTGGAGCACGGCGTGTCGCTGCAGGGCACCGAGTTTAGCACCGAGCTGGCAGTTT tCGCCGACGGGTACCAGCTCAAGCTGACGGACCCGTACAACCGCCCGACGCTGTACGTGCGCCGCCCAGGCTCGGACGTGGAGGAAGTGCACAAGttccacgacgacgaccccttCCTGTCCGAGATGGCGACGTTCATCGACCTCGCAGGCAAGGGCACGAGCGACATCCCCGTGCTCAGCAGCTATGCGGACGCGGTCAAGACGTACGAGGCGACATGGGCTATTCGGTGGGCGTCGGAGAagacgcggaggaggcgcgaGTAG
- the UBP1C gene encoding Oligouridylate-binding protein 1C, which translates to MSGSPFQIPNFATQAPPAEAPKKPHLYIGNLSPRVTDQMLAEIFSVAGAVVSAKIIQDRNFQHGGFNYGFVEYTDMRSAEQALTTLNGRKIFDSEIRVNWAYQGQVNREDTQHHFHVFVGDLSPEVNDEVLANAFAALGSMSEARVMWDMNSGKSRGYGFLSFRDKSDAEQAIATMNGEWLGSRSIRVNWANQKTQTGGSRSIGLSSGGAGGGSAAGGSFPPAGPLTFEQIAAQTPEYNTTVYVGNLIPYTTQADLIPLFQSYGYIVEIRMQADRGFAFVKLDTHNNAALAISNLQNHLVHGRPIKCSWGKDRQTETLGFGAQAPQQSQQPQQHQQQQQPQQHQQPQHNQQQQHFSQNYSYYPGYSGIPGQPGAQLSTPQHDSGAGASAAQAAWDPAAAAYYQTGWGGFYNQQNPLGALQANGAHGVNGANGGHQL; encoded by the exons ATGAGCGGCTCCCCGTTCCAAATCCCGAACTTTGCGACCCAGGCCCCGCCTGCCGAGGCGCCCAAGAAGCCCCATCTCTACATTGGCAACTTGTCCCCCCGAGTCACGGACCAGATGCTCGCAGAGATCTTCTcggtcgctggcgccgtcgtaTCGGCCAAGATCATCCAGGACAGGAACTTTCAGCACGGTGGCTTCAACTACGGCTTTGTCGAGTACACCGACATGAGGTCTGCCGAGCAGGCCCTGACGACGCTCAACGGCCGCAAGATCTTTGACTCGGAGATCCGCGTCAACTGGGCCTACCAGGGCCAGGTGAACCGCGAGGACACGCAGCACCACTTCCACGTCTTTGTCGGTGACCTCAGCCCAGAGGTCAatgacgaggtgctcgcAAACGCCTTCGCCGCTCTCGGCTCGATGAGCGAAGCCCGCGTCATGTGGGACATGAACTCGGGCAAGAGCAGGGGTTACGGCTTCCTGTCCTTCCG GGACaagagcgacgccgagcaggctATCGCGACCATGAACGGCGAATGGTTGGGCTCACGTTCGATTCGTGTCAACTGGGCCAACCAGAAGACACAGACCGGCGGCTCGCGTTCCATCGGCCTGTccagtggcggcgctggagggGGATCTGCTGCAGGCGGTAGCTTCCCTCCGGCTGGCCCGCTCACTTTTGAGCAGATTGCCGCCCAGACACCAGAGTACAACACGACGGTGTACGTCGGCAACCTTATCCCCTACACCACCCAGGCCGACCTCATCCCCTTGTTCCAGAGCTACGGCTACATTGTCGAGATCCGCATGCAGGCCGACCGCGGCTTTGCGTTTGTCAAGCTCGACACACACAACAACGCCGCACTGGCGATCAGCAACCTCCAAAACCATCTTGTCCACGGCCGCCCGATCAAGTGTTCATGGGGCAAGGACAGGCAGACTGAGACGCTTGGTTTCGGCGCCCAAGCCCCCCAGCAGTCtcagcagccccagcagcatcagcagcagcaacaaccccagcagcatcagcaacCCCAGCAcaaccagcagcaacagcactTTTCTCAAAACTACTCCTACTACCCTGGCTACAGCGGCATTCCCGGCCAGCCCGGTGCGCAGCTTTCGACCCCGCAGCACGactcgggcgcgggcgccagCGCGGCACAGGCGGCATGGGAcccggccgcggccgcgtaCTACCAGACTGGCTGGGGCGGTTTCTACA ACCAGCAGAACCCCCTTGGTGCGCTGCAGGCGAACGGAGCCCATGGAGTCAAcggcgccaacggcggccaCCAGCTCTAA
- the fabG_12 gene encoding 3-oxoacyl-[acyl-carrier-protein] reductase FabG: MPLPPSIKNAEAAGAMAGAVVGTGALKIDNLYNVDGWVAVVTGGGTGLGLITAAALAENGARVYITGRRLEALQAAVADASPKSGNGKIIALQGNASTKEGIEATVAEISKHDKYINVLVNNHGIAVPEGSPPNINGVPQTFEGLSKAMMGDSMEDHWIPLWRINTASYYFTSAAFLPLLGAAAQHFAEPGNIVNIASMSGITKTSQKGQFNYNASKAATISLSHQLATEFARRDLGVRVNCICPGFFPSGMVPITPGDLAAGEAANRFRKDWGIPLKRPSNGVDYANCIISVMTNKYMTGSEVVIDGGWLLCMEN, from the exons AtgcccctccctcccagTATCAAGAACGCAGaagccgccggcgcgatgGCCGGCGCGGTGGTCGGCACGGGCGCGCTCAAGATCGACAACCTGTACAATGTCGACGGATGGGTCGCGGTCG TTACCGGCGGCGGTACCGGCCTCGGCCTGatcactgccgccgcgctggcggagaacggcgcgcgcgtgtacatcactggccgccgcctcgaggcgctgcaggccgccgtggccgacgCGAGCCCCAAGTCGGGCAACGGCAAGATCATCGCGCTGCAGGGCAACGCGAGCACCAAGGAGGGCATCGAGGCGACCGTCGCCGAGATCTCCAAGCACGATAAGTACATCAACGTGCTGGTGAACA ACCACGGCATCGCCGTCCCCGAGGGCTCCCCGCCCAACATCAACGGCGTGCCGCAGACGTTTGAGGGCCTCTCAAAGGCCATGATGGGCGACTCGATGGAGGACCACTGGATCCCGCTGTGGCGCATCAACACGGCCAGCTACTATTTCACGTCTGCGGCCTTCctgccgctgctcggcgccgccgcgcagcacTTTGCCGAGCCGGGGAATATCGTCAACATTGCCAGCATGAGCGGGATTACCAAGACGAGCCAGAAGGGCCAGTTCAACTACAATGCGAGCAA ggCCGCGACCATCTCGCTCTCGCACCAGCTCGCGACAGAGttcgcccgccgcgacctcggcgtgcgcgtaAACTGCATTTGCCCCGGCTTCTTCCCCTCG GGCATGGTCCCCATCACGCCGGGCgacctcgctgccggcgaAGCCGCCAACCGCTTCCGCAAGGACTGGGGCATCCCCCTCAAGCGGCCCAGCAACGGCGTCGACTACGCCAACTGCATCATCAGCGTCATGACCAACAAGTACATGACTGGCTCCGAGGTCGTCATTGATGGCGGATGGCTGCTCTGCATGG AGAACTAA